From a region of the Solanum stenotomum isolate F172 chromosome 2, ASM1918654v1, whole genome shotgun sequence genome:
- the LOC125856021 gene encoding uncharacterized protein LOC125856021 → MEDDDRKLAAVTHSGKVEIDNVMGNEDTQKYEEDKGIEEQESLIHQNFAKVPSKEVEQQVHIPKVMQPLPKIHPPFPQLLKKRVNKFLSVLKTLSINLPLMEALLEMLGYAKFMKDLVTKIKSLDFETIEVSYSCSAIMSKELIKKREYPGAFTILCTIGVLQFAKALCNLGASINLMPYEIYIQLGLGEPKATTMRLLMADRSIKHHVGILYDILVKVNRFIFSADFVILDCEIDAEIPIILVRPFLATGRALVDVKSGELMFRVNEDAVTFNICKSMKHPSDIHMVSTDDVIERR, encoded by the coding sequence ATGGAAGATGACGATAGAAAACTGGCTGCGGTCACTCATAGCGGCAAGGTGGAAATTGATAATGTGATGGGAAATGAAGATACTCAAAAGTATGAAGAAGATAAGGGCATAGAGGAACAAGAGTCACTCATCCATCAAAACTTTGCCAAAGTACCTTCTAAAGAAGTGGAACAACAGGTTCACATTCCAAAGGTTATGCAACCTTTACCCAAAATACATCCACCATTTCCCCAACTCTTGAAGAAGAGGGTCAATAAGTTTCTGTCAGTGCTCAAGACACTATCAATCAACCTCCCCCTTATGGAAGCGTTATTGGAAATGCTGGGATATGCCAAGTTCATGAAAGATCTAGTCACAAAAATAAAGAGCTTGGATTTTGAGACAATTGAAGTTTCATATAGTTGCAGTGCAATTATGTCCAAGGAGCTGATCAAAAAGAGAGAATATCCCGGCGCATTCACCATCCTTTGCACCATAGGCGTGCTCCAATTCGCTAAAGCTTTATGCAATTTGGGAGCAAGCATCAACTTAATGCCTTATGAAATATACATACAACTTGGGTTGGGTGAGCCGAAAGCAACCACTATGAGACTTCTGATGGCAGACCGTTCAATCAAACATCATGTAGGGATACTTTATGACATTTTGGTAAAGGTCAATCGGTTCATCTTTTCGGCTGATTTTGTAATTTTAGATTGTGAAATAGATGCCGAAATTCCCATTATTTTGGTAAGGCCATTCTTGGCAACCGGGAGAGCATTGGTGGATGTTAAGAGTGGAGAATTGATGTTTCGGGTGAACGAAGATGCAGTAACCTTTAACATTTGTAAATCCATGAAACACCCAAGTGATATTCATATGGTGTCTACTGATGATGTTATTGAAAGGCGGTAG